The following are from one region of the Nicotiana tabacum cultivar K326 chromosome 3, ASM71507v2, whole genome shotgun sequence genome:
- the LOC142177968 gene encoding uncharacterized protein LOC142177968, which produces MDLFGSTRTASIGGKTYAFVIVDNYSRFTWVIFLSHKDEALRNFEVFCKKVESEKGYLISTIQSDHGGEFESRAFEYFCNDQGYTHNFSAPRSPQQNGVVERKNRTLQDMARTMLLDHSLPNHFWAEGVSTTCHILNRCLIRPVLKKNPYELWKESVHVIFDKNNHLVEKGITAGDEDQAQEIQVSSKSQELIDISATIDSTNEISSSVPNHPIESTTNVVRPNEWRSEPEYLQKFIIGDPNEGMKTTGALKKKANLALISQSEPKKIEEALKDSSWVQAMQEELDQFGKNQVWNMIPKPENVSEEVYVKQPPGFVDSKFPYHVYKLTKALYGLKQAPRAWLQSAPKESHLTAVKRIIRYLIGTVSHGLWYPCSNSFKLEGFLDADLAGDKEDRKSIMVHVNYLERRKSPRKMTYGRSPVSSTPKKSKLDLSGSLESDLNFSDSPNMDFFIALKDKPIAHGRVVDLDYMEALNYKVKNLFV; this is translated from the exons atggACTTATTTGGGTCTACTAGAACTGCTAGTATAGGAGGAAAAAcatatgcttttgttattgttgataattATTCACGTTTCACTTGGgtaattttcttatctcataaGGATGAAGCATTAAGAAATTTTGAGGTTTTCTGCAAAAAGGTTGAAAGCGAAAAGGGATATCTGATCTCAACAATTCAgagtgatcatggaggagaatttgaaagtagAGCATTTGAATATTTCTGTAATGATCAGGGATACACTCATAATTTCTCTGCACCACGATCACCACAGCAAAATGGGgttgtagaaagaaaaaatagaacccTCCAAGATATGGCAAGAACCATGTTACTAGATCATTCACTGCCAAATCATTTTTGGGCGGAAGGTGTAAGTACAACATGTCACATTCTCAACCGATGTCTCATAAGGCCCGTTCTGAAGAAGAATCCCTATGAATTATGGAAAG AATCTGTACATGTTATATTCGATAAAAATAATCACTTGGTCGAGAAAGGAATTACTGCAGGTGATGAAGATCAAGCTCAAGAAATTCAGGTGTCAAGCAAATCTCAAGAGTTGATTGATATATCTGCTACGATAGATTCAACTAATGAAATCAGCAGCAGTGTACCAAATCATCCAATCGAGTCGACTACGAATGTAGTACGTCCAAATGAATGGCGAAGCGAGCCTGAATATCTTCAAAAATTCATCATAGGGGATCCAAATGAAGGAATGAAAACAACGGGAGCTCTAAAAAAGAAAGCAAATTTAGCATTAATCTCTCAGTCTgaaccaaagaagatagaggaagCTCTAAAAGATTCAAGTTGGGTTCAAGCAATGCAGGAAGAGTTAGATCAGTTTGGTAAAAATCAGGTGTGGAATATGATACCCAAACCTGAAAATGTTTCT GAAGAAGTATACGTGAAACAACCACCTGGGTTTGTAGATTCAAAGTTTCCCTACCATGTATACAAGCTCACTAAGGCACtatatggactaaagcaagctcCACGTGCTTG GTTACAGTCAGCTcctaaggaatctcatctgacTGCAGTGAAGAGAATCATTCGTTATCTCATTGGGACTGTATCTCATGGACTATGGTATCCTTGCTCTAACTCTTTTAAACTAGAAGGTTTTTTAGATGCTGACCTTGCAGGTGATAAGGAAGATAGAAAAAGCATAATGGTACATGTCAATTACTTGGAAAG GAGAAAAAGTCCTAGGAAAATGACATATGGAAGATCCCCTGTTTCCTCTACCCCAAAGAAATCCAAGCTTGATCTTTCTGGCTCTCTAGAATCTGACCTGAATTTTTCGGATTCTCCAAATATGGATTTCTTTATTGCTCTAAAGGACAAGCCCATTGCTCATGGAAGGGTAGTCGACCTTGACTATATGGAAGCCCTAAATTATAAGGTCAAAAACCTCTTTGTTTAA
- the LOC142177969 gene encoding uncharacterized protein LOC142177969, which yields MEIFAKAYDVKVWRVIKKGNYPLRDATPPLADSEDIYSYTKEQMEVVQVNNKARNLLHNAISGEEYEKISSYDTTKEMWDKFEVTYEGASKVKETHINMFVHDYELFSMKEGESIEEIFARFSKIISDLKAFGKPYTSCDQVRKILRSLPTTWQTKVVTLESQDLNKLSYDELRGELIAFEKTYLRKTSQEEKQKIVTFKASTEIAENKIDDDPEALQEEIAMLSRNMDGLMRRFRNTKKGRILLRGSRQYNEQDKNDGKYYECGRFGHIQAECPELKRKISRGFKKNKSFRSWSDEDNLEHEEIENLCFMTILENEMKKSSGCWKDEDTSDDEGKDENENYFMARGETSEVRS from the coding sequence ATGGAGATCTTTGCCAAGGCTTATGATGTTAAAGTTTGGAGAGTCATCAAAAAAGGGAACTATCCCTTACGAGATGCTACTCCACCACTTGCTGATTCTGAAGATATATATTCATATACAAAAGAGCAAATGGAAGTGGTACAAGTTAACAATAAAGCGAGAAATTTGCTTCACAATGCTATAAGTGGTGAAGAATACGAGAAAATCTCTAGCTATGACACAACCAAAGAAATGTGGGACAAGTTTGAGGTTACATACGAAGGAGCCAGCAAAGTAAAGGAAACACATATCAACATGTTTGTTCATGATTACGAACTCTTTTcaatgaaagaaggagaatctATTGAAGAGATATTTGCCAGGttcagcaaaataattagcgATCTAAAGGCATTTGGCAAGCCATATACTAGTTGTGATCAAGTCAGAAAAATTCTCAGAAGCCTGCCAACCACTTGGCAGACCAAAGTAGTCACACTTGAATCTCAGGATCTAAACAAATTATCATATGATGAACTACGAGGAGAACTCATAGCTTTTGAAAAGACGTATCTCAGGAAGACTAgtcaagaagaaaaacaaaaaatagtcACATTCAAGGCTTCAACTGAAATAGCTGAAAACAAAATTGATGATGATCCTGAAGCTCTACAAGAAGAGATTGCTATGCTATCAAGAAACATGGATGGCTTAATGAGAAGATTCagaaatacaaagaaaggaagaattcTGCTAAGAGGATCCAGGCAATACAACGAACAAGACAAGAATGATGGAAAATACTATGAGTGTGGAAGATTTGGACACATTCAAGCTGAGTGCCcagaactaaaaagaaaaatttctagAGGCTTCAAGAAGAATAAATCTTTTAGAAGCTGGAGTGATGAAGACAATTTAGAACACGAAGAGATAGAAAATCTTTGCTTCATGACGATTCTGGAAAATGAAATGAAGAAATCCTCAGGATGCTGGAAAGATGAGGACACTTCAGATGACGAAGGCAAAGATGAAAATGAAAACTATTTCATGGCACGAGGTGAAACAAGTGAGGTAAGATCTTAG